CCATTATTTCGCGACCATTATCGATACGCCCTTACGAGGTCAGTCGATCTGCAAACCGCCGGAGATCTTCAAAGCCCACCTTATGTAAACGTCATCAACTTCGCATCAGCAGCCCGCAACTGATGGTAGAATGATCGCGCGGGCTGTGGCCCGCATCTGCATACTGGAAAAGGAGTCTTTTCGTGGCAATCTATCGCACTATGGTTCGCGGCAAGATTCACCGTGCTACCGTTACCGCCGCCGACCTGCACTATATAGGCAGCATCACTGTTGACTCGACACTGCTGGAAGCGGCGGATATTCTGCCCTTCGAGCGCGTGCAGGTGGTAGATGTCACCAACGGTAATCGCCTTGAAACCTATACGATCGCGGGAGAGCCAGGCAGCGGCACGATCCAGCTCAACGGCGCGGCAGCCCATCTGGTCAATGTCGGCGATCTGGTGATCATTATGGCCTATGCGCAGGTAGAAGAGCCGGTGCCTGAGGGCTGGCAGCCGAGCGTCGTGCTGGTCGACGAGCACAATACGATCACCGATATCCGGCGGATGCGCCCGCAGGGCGGTCTGACCGGCTGCTAGCTCAGCCGCCTGCTCTGATCTCGCGCTTCCCTCAGAAGCGACACGCCAGGGAGGTGGTGATGACTCGCAGCGTCTTAAACGGCACGCTCTGGATCGTCTCGGTGCTATTGGTGGCATTTGCCTTAGCAGCATGTGGTGCAGTTATGACCGATCCTTCAGGACAGGGCGCGAACAGCGCCGACACGCCCACGCACGGCCCCGGCGGCTCAATCGATCCCGACGCTCCGGTCAGCAACGTGCCCGGCCAGAGCAGCGCCGATAGCGGTATCGGCAGCGGCGTGGAGGGTCGCGTGCTCGACGCCTCCGGCAACCCGGTGGTCGGCGCGGTCGTGGTACCTCAGTCGCACGATAGTCCGCCGCATGCTATCCCGGAGCTGGCGGTGCTGACCAGCGGCGACGGACGGTATCAGTGGCCGCTCCCACCGGGCAGGTACACCTTCACCGTCCACCACGACGCCTACGCGCCGACGACCAGCGAGCTGGTCACGGTCACGCAGGGCCAGCCGATCACCCTGGACATAACGGTACG
The genomic region above belongs to Herpetosiphonaceae bacterium and contains:
- the panD gene encoding aspartate 1-decarboxylase, producing the protein MAIYRTMVRGKIHRATVTAADLHYIGSITVDSTLLEAADILPFERVQVVDVTNGNRLETYTIAGEPGSGTIQLNGAAAHLVNVGDLVIIMAYAQVEEPVPEGWQPSVVLVDEHNTITDIRRMRPQGGLTGC
- a CDS encoding carboxypeptidase regulatory-like domain-containing protein, with protein sequence MTRSVLNGTLWIVSVLLVAFALAACGAVMTDPSGQGANSADTPTHGPGGSIDPDAPVSNVPGQSSADSGIGSGVEGRVLDASGNPVVGAVVVPQSHDSPPHAIPELAVLTSGDGRYQWPLPPGRYTFTVHHDAYAPTTSELVTVTQGQPITLDITVRKR